From the Candidatus Dormiibacterota bacterium genome, one window contains:
- a CDS encoding choice-of-anchor D domain-containing protein, translated as MPVATAGFINPSTALAVAPSPPAVQFVNTNLSLWKETLYAGFQVLHVVGELQNNDPARNAQNIMVDCQLSNQGTALNVEARDSAEVEVLQPGERSPFDVLFFNPPAADAASCVISDAASPLQPNHNFLAQITSVTTGSDGFQHVKGTVQNLNAVTVANARLLFTFYQNATDNPLRTIAEDRLFVNDANAMAPGSTSAFELLRAQPAWDGVASALLVEAPVPGVGFSPASIALTQVITRSTAPQVISLTNIGTGDLHIGLISKGGDHPGDWSETDTCAGSTVASTASCTISVVFTPASTGDRSASLTVADDANRNPQVFTLTGTGIDPHAVASPTPLNFPPQPLGTTSERLLTVTNTGVGDLHLTSVTSGGPNRDDFIVDASADGCSGATVAQSTACTVGIQFSPTAVGNRTATLTIADNALNSPQLVTVNGTGITATVSFNSADGTYAFGNQLYQTTAQQTITMTNTSQSVVNVAAVTAGGSNPGDFPVLSDGCSGQRIAAQGTCSVTVGFIPQATGPRSASLSFADNAPNSPQMVTLTGNGTLGGQYLPVAPNRIYDTRTSGIGPLGPGEERPVQVTGSQVPPGAVAVVLNVTVTNTTRASYLTVFPTGISRPTASSLNWTARQTVPNLVEVPLGSGGQVSFFNAYGNTDLILDLQGYVNPAAATPGGAGFFNPLPPLRVLDTRSAGVGVTAAGKVGAQGSIDVQLTGRGNVPVSGVSAVVLNVTVTNPSAPSYLTVFPTGGAVPIVSNLNFSAGQTVPNRVVVMVGTGGKVTFFNAAGTVDVVADIGGWFTDSSNALATGAGFVGVTPNRILDTRSGAVPLRPGETRSLMVTSGSVPLMTSPTPPRAVVLNVTVTNPTSPSYLTVFPDGTPPLSSDLNFVSGQTVPNMVVVKVASDGTIKIFNATGSVDVVVDLVGWYG; from the coding sequence GTGCCGGTTGCAACCGCCGGCTTCATCAACCCGTCGACGGCGCTGGCCGTTGCCCCGTCGCCGCCGGCTGTCCAATTCGTCAACACGAACCTCTCACTCTGGAAGGAAACCCTGTATGCCGGATTTCAGGTTCTGCATGTTGTCGGCGAGCTCCAGAACAACGATCCGGCGCGGAATGCCCAGAACATCATGGTCGACTGCCAGCTCTCGAACCAGGGAACGGCGCTCAACGTCGAGGCCAGGGACTCGGCGGAAGTGGAGGTCCTCCAGCCAGGTGAGAGATCGCCCTTCGACGTGCTCTTCTTCAATCCGCCCGCGGCCGATGCCGCCTCCTGCGTCATCAGCGATGCGGCGAGTCCGCTTCAGCCCAACCACAACTTCCTGGCGCAGATCACCAGCGTGACGACCGGGTCAGACGGCTTTCAGCACGTCAAGGGCACGGTGCAGAACCTGAACGCGGTCACCGTCGCCAACGCCAGGCTCCTCTTCACCTTCTACCAGAACGCGACGGACAATCCGCTGCGGACGATCGCGGAGGACCGTCTCTTTGTCAACGATGCCAACGCGATGGCACCCGGCTCCACCAGCGCCTTCGAACTGCTTCGCGCGCAGCCGGCGTGGGACGGGGTGGCCTCGGCGCTGCTGGTCGAAGCTCCAGTGCCCGGGGTCGGGTTCAGTCCTGCCAGCATCGCGCTCACGCAGGTGATCACGCGCAGCACCGCGCCCCAGGTGATCAGCCTCACCAATATTGGGACCGGCGATCTCCACATCGGCCTGATCTCAAAGGGCGGCGATCATCCGGGCGATTGGAGCGAGACCGATACCTGCGCGGGGTCGACGGTGGCCTCCACCGCGAGCTGCACCATCTCCGTCGTCTTCACACCGGCGAGCACCGGCGATCGGAGCGCAAGCCTGACCGTCGCCGACGATGCCAATCGCAACCCACAGGTCTTCACGCTTACCGGTACCGGCATCGATCCGCACGCGGTCGCGAGCCCGACCCCACTCAACTTCCCGCCGCAGCCGCTGGGGACGACCAGCGAGCGTCTGCTCACGGTCACGAACACGGGCGTCGGCGATCTGCACCTGACCAGCGTGACCAGCGGCGGACCGAACCGCGACGACTTCATCGTTGACGCGAGCGCGGACGGCTGCTCCGGTGCCACGGTCGCCCAAAGTACGGCGTGCACCGTCGGCATCCAGTTCTCGCCGACGGCGGTGGGCAACCGAACCGCCACGCTGACCATCGCTGACAATGCACTCAACAGCCCGCAGCTGGTTACGGTGAACGGCACCGGGATCACGGCGACGGTGAGCTTCAACTCTGCCGATGGGACCTACGCGTTCGGCAACCAGCTCTACCAGACGACGGCGCAACAGACCATCACGATGACGAACACCTCGCAGAGCGTGGTGAACGTCGCCGCGGTCACCGCGGGTGGGAGTAACCCCGGCGATTTCCCCGTCCTCTCGGACGGCTGCAGCGGACAGCGGATCGCGGCCCAGGGAACGTGCAGCGTAACGGTGGGATTCATTCCACAGGCGACTGGTCCGCGAAGCGCCAGCCTGTCGTTTGCCGACAACGCGCCGAACAGCCCGCAGATGGTGACGCTGACCGGGAACGGCACGCTCGGCGGGCAGTACCTTCCGGTCGCCCCCAACCGCATCTACGACACGCGCACCAGCGGCATCGGCCCGCTTGGACCCGGTGAGGAGCGCCCCGTGCAGGTGACCGGCTCGCAGGTGCCGCCCGGCGCGGTTGCCGTGGTGCTCAACGTCACGGTGACCAACACGACCCGCGCCAGCTACCTCACCGTCTTTCCGACTGGGATCTCGCGGCCAACCGCATCGAGTCTCAACTGGACGGCGCGGCAGACCGTGCCCAACCTGGTGGAGGTGCCACTCGGTAGCGGAGGCCAGGTGTCGTTCTTCAACGCCTACGGCAATACGGATCTGATCCTCGACCTGCAGGGCTATGTCAACCCCGCCGCCGCCACCCCGGGAGGTGCGGGTTTCTTCAATCCCTTGCCTCCGCTGCGCGTGCTGGATACCCGATCGGCCGGTGTGGGCGTAACGGCGGCGGGTAAGGTCGGAGCACAGGGCTCGATCGATGTCCAGCTCACCGGCCGCGGCAACGTGCCCGTATCCGGCGTCTCCGCCGTGGTGCTCAACGTCACGGTGACCAACCCGTCCGCGCCAAGCTACCTGACGGTGTTTCCGACGGGCGGAGCGGTCCCGATCGTGTCCAACCTGAACTTTTCCGCCGGGCAGACGGTGCCGAACCGAGTGGTCGTGATGGTGGGCACGGGTGGGAAAGTGACCTTCTTCAACGCCGCCGGCACCGTTGACGTGGTGGCCGACATCGGTGGCTGGTTCACGGATTCCAGCAATGCGCTCGCCACTGGCGCCGGGTTCGTCGGCGTGACGCCCAACCGCATCCTCGACACGCGAAGCGGCGCCGTTCCCCTCCGCCCAGGGGAGACGCGTTCCCTGATGGTGACCAGCGGCTCGGTGCCGTTGATGACGTCGCCGACGCCCCCTCGGGCCGTGGTGCTCAACGTCACCGTGACGAACCCGACGTCGCCCAGCTATCTCACGGTCTTTCCGGACGGCACACCGCCGCTATCATCCGACCTGAACTTCGTATCCGGACAGACGGTGCCGAACATGGTCGTGGTCAAGGTGGCATCGGACGGTACGATCAAGATCTTCAACGCCACCGGGTCGGTGGATGTCGTCGTCGACCTGGTCGGCTGGTACGGCTAA
- a CDS encoding PQQ-binding-like beta-propeller repeat protein — protein MAAARLANAGIAVVVALVATSCQGSSGAAPTGSAPVAMTANPSPAEWPTYMGDTMRSGVGPATPRATSPHRTWTAKVDGDVYAEPLVAGLSVIVATEQNTVYALNAATGAVRWRQHLGDPVPRRLLECGNIDPNGITSTPTLDTAAGIVYAVAMLNTPIRHELFALKISDGSTIWHRVVDPPGEDPGHQQQRGSLNLFRSRVYFSWGGFTGDCGNYHGWVIAAPTDGTGSLLTWQVPSVNRGAIWAPPGPVISPDGNVWVTTGDTDVQAQGGVYDGANAVVRLNADLSPIDQWASKEWRYLNQYDIDQASMSPALLSDGLVFITGKEGVGFLLRARHLGWIGGEAFNARACKSGGPALGAFGGAAVAAGLVFVPCKDGLAALRIDASKPSFSLAWEAAPYANSAIFAYGLVWTVASDAGTYRGNWKGTLYGLDPVSGAVRAQLPLGPIPHYPSPAAAGGSLYVAGLGVVYAVSV, from the coding sequence ATGGCGGCTGCTCGGTTGGCCAACGCCGGGATCGCCGTGGTCGTTGCCCTTGTGGCCACCAGCTGCCAGGGCTCGTCCGGTGCGGCGCCGACCGGATCCGCGCCCGTGGCCATGACGGCGAACCCCTCTCCCGCCGAGTGGCCCACGTACATGGGCGACACGATGCGCAGCGGCGTGGGCCCGGCAACGCCACGTGCCACCTCCCCCCATCGCACCTGGACGGCAAAGGTGGACGGCGACGTGTATGCGGAGCCGCTGGTCGCCGGTCTCTCGGTGATCGTGGCCACCGAGCAGAACACCGTCTATGCGCTGAACGCGGCGACCGGCGCCGTCCGCTGGCGTCAGCACCTCGGCGACCCGGTTCCGCGCCGGCTGCTCGAGTGCGGCAACATCGATCCCAACGGCATCACGTCCACGCCGACGCTCGACACGGCCGCCGGCATCGTCTACGCCGTAGCGATGCTGAACACACCCATCCGGCATGAGCTGTTTGCGCTGAAGATTTCTGATGGGAGCACCATCTGGCACCGCGTGGTGGATCCGCCGGGCGAAGATCCCGGTCACCAACAGCAACGCGGTTCGTTGAACCTGTTCCGCAGCCGCGTCTATTTTTCCTGGGGCGGCTTCACCGGCGACTGCGGCAATTACCACGGCTGGGTCATCGCGGCGCCGACGGACGGCACCGGGTCCTTGCTCACCTGGCAGGTCCCGTCGGTCAATCGCGGCGCGATCTGGGCTCCACCAGGACCGGTGATCTCCCCCGACGGAAATGTCTGGGTGACGACCGGAGACACCGACGTGCAGGCGCAGGGGGGCGTCTACGACGGAGCCAACGCCGTCGTCCGCCTGAACGCCGATCTTTCCCCGATCGACCAGTGGGCATCGAAAGAGTGGCGGTATCTCAATCAGTACGACATCGACCAGGCGTCGATGTCGCCCGCGCTCCTATCGGACGGGTTGGTCTTCATCACGGGCAAGGAAGGGGTCGGTTTTCTCCTTCGAGCGCGCCACCTCGGCTGGATCGGCGGCGAGGCGTTTAACGCCCGCGCCTGCAAAAGCGGCGGCCCGGCCCTCGGTGCGTTCGGTGGCGCCGCGGTGGCAGCGGGCCTCGTCTTCGTCCCCTGCAAGGACGGCCTCGCGGCCCTCCGCATCGACGCGTCGAAGCCGTCCTTCTCGCTGGCGTGGGAGGCCGCGCCCTACGCGAACTCCGCCATCTTCGCCTATGGGCTCGTGTGGACAGTGGCCTCGGATGCCGGGACCTATCGCGGCAACTGGAAGGGCACCCTCTATGGACTCGACCCCGTGAGCGGAGCTGTTCGCGCTCAATTGCCGCTCGGTCCGATCCCGCACTATCCCTCGCCGGCGGCGGCCGGTGGCAGCCTATATGTGGCGGGGCTCGGTGTCGTCTATGCGGTCAGCGTTTGA
- a CDS encoding MFS transporter, which yields MPTPGSIQRTYLVLLLGNTLAASLIWGINTIFLLDAGLSNLEAFAANAFFTAGMVLFEVPTGVVADTAGRRLSYLLGTVTLAASTLLYVLLWRIHAPFWEWAVVSVLIGLGFTFFSGAVEAWLVDALKATGFTGELEAVFGRGQVVTGVAMLGGSVAGGLIAQQTSLGVPFVLRALILAVMFVVALRLMHDVGFSPEKAGGVLTEIRKITSASIEYGLRVPAVKWLMVESLFTGGVGIYGFYALQPYLLQLYGDRRAYVIAGLAAAVAAGAQILGGLAAPRIRRRFRRRTSALIATATLGVVVLALMGIIEKFWVVIGLVVVWSLIFAASSPIRQTYMNGMIPSRQRATILSFDSLMGSAGGVWAQPLLGRVADVWGYGPSYVVAAAISAIALPALALSRRQNAPADTVQPVAAETLPGQPVL from the coding sequence GTGCCGACGCCCGGTTCAATCCAGCGAACCTACCTCGTGCTCCTGCTGGGCAACACCCTGGCGGCCTCACTGATCTGGGGAATCAACACGATCTTCCTGCTCGATGCGGGACTCTCGAACCTGGAGGCGTTTGCGGCCAATGCCTTTTTCACGGCCGGCATGGTGCTGTTCGAGGTGCCAACCGGTGTGGTGGCTGACACCGCCGGACGCCGCCTCTCGTATCTGCTCGGGACCGTGACGCTGGCTGCTTCGACGTTGCTCTACGTGCTTCTGTGGCGAATCCACGCGCCCTTCTGGGAGTGGGCAGTCGTATCGGTTCTTATCGGTCTGGGATTCACGTTCTTCTCCGGTGCGGTGGAGGCCTGGCTGGTGGACGCGCTCAAGGCGACGGGCTTCACCGGCGAGCTCGAGGCGGTTTTCGGCCGCGGCCAGGTCGTCACCGGGGTGGCGATGCTCGGCGGCTCGGTCGCGGGAGGCTTGATCGCACAACAGACCAGTCTCGGGGTGCCCTTCGTGCTGCGTGCCCTCATCCTTGCCGTCATGTTTGTGGTTGCGTTGCGGCTGATGCACGATGTTGGCTTCTCGCCCGAGAAGGCTGGCGGGGTGCTGACCGAAATCCGAAAGATCACCTCCGCGTCGATCGAGTACGGCTTGCGAGTGCCGGCGGTCAAGTGGCTGATGGTCGAGTCCTTGTTCACCGGCGGTGTCGGGATCTACGGCTTCTATGCGCTCCAGCCATACCTGCTGCAGCTGTATGGTGACCGACGCGCCTACGTGATCGCCGGTCTCGCGGCAGCCGTCGCCGCCGGCGCACAGATCCTCGGTGGCCTGGCGGCACCCCGGATCCGACGACGCTTCCGCCGCCGCACCTCGGCACTGATCGCGACCGCGACCCTTGGCGTGGTCGTCCTCGCCCTGATGGGAATCATTGAGAAGTTTTGGGTGGTGATCGGGCTTGTTGTGGTTTGGTCACTCATCTTCGCGGCCTCGTCGCCCATCCGCCAGACCTATATGAATGGCATGATCCCGTCGCGACAGCGAGCTACCATCCTCTCGTTCGATTCGCTGATGGGCTCGGCCGGCGGCGTTTGGGCCCAGCCCCTCCTCGGTCGGGTTGCCGATGTGTGGGGATACGGGCCGTCGTACGTCGTGGCAGCTGCCATCTCAGCGATCGCCCTGCCAGCACTCGCGCTCTCGCGACGTCAGAACGCACCGGCGGACACCGTTCAGCCGGTTGCGGCGGAGACTCTTCCCGGGCAGCCTGTACTGTAA
- a CDS encoding dienelactone hydrolase family protein, with amino-acid sequence MAVADYDPFASGRFPVSVRTIEASDLVRGRVFPCEIWYPAQPGKAHPLIVYSHSSGGHRRSATFLATHLASHGYVVAAMDHSERVASELARREGEMDTERAARIDAVIASRVPDIRFLLDHLLGETDTGIVLDASRIGLVGHSFGGWTVLATAEVEPRVKGVVAMVPGGSSRPRPGILPLTLTFSWDRDVPTLYLAAEQDTMIPLASVYELFDRTPGSKRLFILRRADHQHFIDDVEGEHEALRSMSLPGDAAWIPAAMRPMAELASGEQAHIFVRGLTLAHLDATLRGLDAARGFLDADVEAELAKRGVEAIAHRP; translated from the coding sequence ATGGCCGTCGCCGACTACGATCCGTTCGCCTCAGGGCGTTTCCCGGTCAGTGTCCGCACGATCGAGGCATCCGATCTGGTGCGGGGCCGGGTGTTCCCCTGTGAGATCTGGTATCCGGCGCAGCCGGGAAAGGCGCACCCGCTGATCGTCTACTCCCACTCGAGCGGTGGACACCGGCGGTCGGCTACGTTCCTCGCCACCCATCTCGCCAGTCACGGGTACGTCGTCGCCGCGATGGACCACTCCGAGAGGGTCGCATCGGAATTGGCGCGCCGTGAGGGCGAGATGGATACGGAACGCGCCGCGCGGATCGATGCGGTGATCGCCAGCCGGGTGCCGGATATCCGATTCCTCCTCGACCATCTCCTTGGTGAGACGGACACGGGGATTGTGCTCGACGCATCGCGAATTGGGTTGGTCGGGCACAGCTTCGGTGGATGGACGGTGTTGGCCACGGCCGAGGTCGAGCCGCGTGTGAAGGGCGTGGTCGCGATGGTCCCGGGTGGAAGCTCGCGCCCGAGGCCGGGGATTCTTCCTCTGACTCTCACGTTCTCCTGGGATCGCGACGTCCCCACCCTGTATCTCGCGGCCGAGCAAGACACGATGATCCCCCTGGCCAGCGTGTACGAATTGTTCGACCGAACGCCTGGGTCGAAGCGGTTGTTCATTCTCCGGCGGGCCGACCATCAGCACTTTATCGACGACGTCGAGGGCGAGCACGAGGCACTGCGTTCGATGTCGCTGCCTGGTGATGCGGCATGGATCCCGGCCGCGATGCGACCGATGGCGGAACTCGCTTCAGGCGAACAGGCTCACATTTTCGTGCGCGGGCTGACGCTGGCCCACCTGGACGCAACCCTACGGGGGTTGGATGCCGCGCGAGGATTCCTCGACGCTGACGTCGAAGCCGAACTCGCCAAACGCGGCGTGGAGGCGATCGCGCACCGCCCGTAG
- a CDS encoding PQQ-binding-like beta-propeller repeat protein: MAALLFAGASLPAAAADWPTYHRSNLRDGNDTSASPFSAIGQQWVSPTLDGHVYAEPLVVGTQVIVATENNSIYSLDATTGAATWAAPAHVGAPVTIQNPPFSCGNISPLGITGTPVVDPVAGVIYAVAFIQPRNYELVAYNLSNGTQKFAPIPIAPTGFDTRVEQQRAALVLANGMVYVPFGGYAGDCGNYHGWVVGIKADGSSTTLTVFQDQAQAVCPAGATGREAGIWGPSGPAVDATGNVYVATGNGGDTTNYDCGETVFKLNSSLAYVDSWATSDWASLNGSDTDIGSLGPSIVGATGNLIFQTGKNGWGYLMNAGALSGNANHIGAEAFNGPVCNAAITSNNPAGSQRDQVFGGVAYADPYIYVPCPEGIKALKLGAGPSFSIAWSSSQGSSPGPPIVSGGVVWAVDTNSNTLYGFDAITGQFRFSTGVGGQTHFSTPAAGQGRIFLADGFADVIRAFGQSAGRYHPLAPSRIYDSRGAGGALGPNTTRDIQVTGQGGVPASGVSAVIMNVTVTNTSATSYLTVFPTGFTRPVTSNMNWTRGTTVANLVEVAVGDAGQDTVYNAFGNTDVVVDVAGWVSIPGGTATPDGLYNPLVPARILDTRNGTGGFTMPIGPGQTIDVQVTGQGLVPASGVAAAVFNVTATNSTTGGYLTLFPTGGTAPLASNVNFSANQSVPNRAAVVLGTGGKVSIYNPSGTVHVILDVNGWFTDATTGGTGSLFTAVTPSRILDTRNGTGGVFVPVGPNQSIAVQVAGRGGVPPMASTVPPKAVVINVTAVAPTGAGYLTVWPDAVTRPGTSDLNFAAGQTVPNLVVVQVGATGKIDVYNAFGSTHVLIDVMGWYG; this comes from the coding sequence ATGGCAGCCCTCTTGTTCGCCGGCGCGTCACTGCCGGCGGCTGCGGCCGATTGGCCCACCTACCATCGCAGTAACCTGCGCGACGGCAACGACACGAGCGCCTCACCATTCAGCGCGATCGGCCAGCAGTGGGTCTCGCCGACACTCGACGGCCACGTGTATGCCGAGCCGCTGGTGGTGGGCACGCAGGTCATCGTCGCCACCGAAAACAATTCGATCTATTCGCTCGACGCCACCACGGGCGCTGCCACCTGGGCCGCTCCCGCGCATGTCGGAGCGCCCGTCACCATACAGAATCCGCCGTTCTCGTGCGGCAACATCAGCCCGCTCGGGATAACCGGCACGCCGGTCGTCGACCCGGTTGCCGGCGTCATCTACGCGGTCGCGTTCATCCAGCCGAGGAACTACGAGCTCGTCGCCTACAACCTGAGCAACGGGACGCAGAAGTTTGCACCGATCCCGATCGCTCCGACCGGGTTCGACACGCGCGTGGAGCAACAGCGCGCGGCGCTGGTGCTCGCCAACGGCATGGTCTACGTGCCCTTCGGCGGATATGCCGGCGACTGCGGTAACTACCACGGGTGGGTGGTCGGGATCAAGGCGGACGGGAGCAGCACGACGCTCACCGTCTTCCAGGACCAGGCGCAGGCCGTCTGCCCAGCGGGTGCCACTGGACGTGAAGCCGGGATCTGGGGACCCTCCGGGCCGGCGGTCGACGCCACGGGCAATGTCTACGTCGCCACCGGTAACGGCGGCGACACCACGAACTACGACTGCGGGGAGACCGTCTTCAAGCTGAATTCGTCGCTGGCCTACGTCGACTCCTGGGCAACAAGCGACTGGGCCTCGCTGAACGGCAGCGATACCGATATCGGATCGCTCGGCCCGTCGATCGTCGGCGCCACGGGCAACCTCATCTTCCAGACCGGCAAGAACGGGTGGGGTTACCTGATGAACGCCGGCGCGCTATCGGGCAACGCCAACCACATTGGTGCTGAAGCGTTCAACGGACCGGTCTGCAACGCGGCGATCACCAGCAACAACCCGGCCGGATCGCAACGCGACCAGGTGTTCGGCGGCGTCGCCTATGCCGATCCGTACATCTACGTCCCCTGCCCCGAAGGGATCAAGGCGCTCAAGCTGGGGGCGGGGCCATCGTTCTCGATCGCCTGGAGCAGCAGCCAGGGATCGAGCCCGGGCCCGCCCATTGTTTCCGGCGGCGTGGTCTGGGCTGTCGACACCAACTCCAACACGCTATACGGCTTCGACGCGATCACCGGCCAGTTCCGCTTCAGTACCGGCGTCGGTGGCCAGACGCATTTCTCCACGCCGGCAGCCGGCCAGGGGCGGATCTTCCTGGCGGACGGTTTTGCGGACGTGATCCGGGCCTTCGGCCAGAGCGCCGGACGATACCATCCGCTTGCCCCCAGCCGGATCTATGACAGCCGCGGCGCCGGCGGGGCACTTGGACCGAACACGACTCGCGACATCCAGGTCACGGGGCAGGGCGGCGTCCCAGCGAGTGGTGTGTCGGCCGTCATCATGAACGTGACCGTCACGAACACAAGCGCGACGAGCTACCTCACCGTCTTTCCGACCGGGTTCACTCGACCCGTTACCTCCAACATGAACTGGACGCGGGGCACGACGGTCGCCAACCTGGTGGAAGTGGCGGTCGGGGATGCCGGCCAGGATACGGTCTATAACGCGTTCGGCAACACCGATGTGGTCGTCGACGTGGCCGGCTGGGTCTCGATCCCCGGTGGCACGGCGACGCCCGACGGGTTATACAACCCGCTGGTGCCGGCCCGGATCCTCGACACACGGAATGGGACCGGTGGATTCACCATGCCGATCGGGCCCGGGCAAACGATCGACGTCCAGGTGACCGGACAAGGCCTGGTGCCCGCCAGCGGAGTGGCGGCGGCGGTGTTCAACGTGACCGCGACCAACAGCACCACGGGCGGCTACCTGACGCTGTTCCCCACGGGCGGTACGGCGCCGCTGGCATCGAATGTCAACTTCTCCGCGAACCAGTCGGTGCCCAACCGGGCGGCGGTCGTGCTCGGGACCGGTGGCAAGGTCAGCATCTACAACCCCTCCGGGACCGTCCACGTCATCCTCGACGTCAACGGCTGGTTCACCGACGCGACCACGGGCGGCACCGGCAGCTTGTTCACGGCCGTGACGCCCAGTCGGATCCTCGACACCCGCAACGGCACGGGCGGCGTGTTTGTGCCGGTGGGTCCGAATCAGAGCATCGCGGTCCAGGTCGCTGGGAGAGGCGGGGTTCCGCCGATGGCCAGCACGGTTCCGCCAAAAGCGGTGGTCATCAATGTCACCGCCGTCGCTCCGACCGGAGCCGGTTACCTGACGGTCTGGCCTGACGCGGTCACGCGGCCGGGCACCTCTGACCTGAACTTCGCGGCAGGACAGACCGTGCCCAACCTGGTGGTCGTCCAGGTCGGCGCCACCGGCAAGATCGATGTCTACAACGCCTTCGGCAGCACGCACGTGCTGATCGATGTAATGGGGTGGTACGGCTAG
- a CDS encoding CAP domain-containing protein, protein MRKLLAVCAALLLAGSLWPSSRPALAASADVSVQQTLINQDRAAAQLAALTWSSCLAAVAVQNAERIMTQGYLSHTNGPTLDLGCGQGATQGGENIAYMSGGINDAQANSMFMNSPPHKANILGPYQYVATAWSVAPNGYAYIAEEFLGASATVVPSGYHPLPPARILDTRTGVGGIPIAPLGPNSTLTVTVVGQGGVPATGVGAVVMNVTVTNTSSPGYLTVFPAEDPRPTASNLNWIAGQTVPNLVQVAVRESGQLTIYNAAGWTNVIFDVAGYVPLITGTPGPDGFYNPLVSARLLDTRTGTGALLGGQTLPLQVTGRGGVPSMGVAAVVLNVTVTAPTTGGYVTVFPAGAAVPLASNLNFTAGQTVPNRVIVKLGAAGQVAFFNSGGSVQIIADVSGWFTDASIPSATGSVFTGVTPVRILDTRSGIGGFSSPVGPAGTIVLTLAGWGGVPLMTSTSPVPATAVVLNVTAVNPSTASYLTLFPDGAAQPSTSDLNFMAGQTIPNLVVVRIGANGNLDFFNAAGTTDVIADVVGWYG, encoded by the coding sequence GTGAGGAAGCTACTCGCGGTTTGCGCCGCGTTGCTGCTGGCCGGCAGCCTTTGGCCCTCGAGCCGGCCCGCGCTGGCGGCCTCCGCCGACGTGTCGGTGCAGCAAACCTTGATCAACCAGGACCGCGCCGCGGCCCAGTTGGCGGCGCTGACCTGGAGCTCGTGCCTGGCCGCTGTGGCCGTGCAAAACGCCGAGCGGATCATGACCCAGGGCTACCTGTCGCATACGAACGGACCCACCCTCGACCTCGGCTGCGGGCAAGGCGCGACCCAGGGTGGAGAGAACATCGCCTACATGTCGGGTGGCATCAACGACGCCCAGGCGAATTCGATGTTCATGAACAGCCCACCGCACAAGGCCAACATCCTGGGGCCATATCAATACGTGGCGACAGCCTGGTCGGTCGCGCCAAATGGCTACGCCTACATCGCCGAGGAATTTCTCGGCGCGAGCGCAACCGTGGTGCCGAGCGGCTATCATCCGCTGCCTCCCGCGCGCATCCTCGACACGCGCACGGGAGTCGGCGGGATCCCGATCGCACCGCTTGGGCCGAACAGCACGCTAACCGTAACGGTGGTTGGCCAAGGCGGCGTGCCGGCCACGGGTGTGGGCGCGGTCGTCATGAACGTGACGGTCACCAACACCAGCTCGCCCGGCTACTTGACCGTGTTTCCGGCTGAAGATCCGCGTCCAACGGCGTCAAACCTCAACTGGATCGCCGGCCAGACCGTACCGAACCTGGTCCAGGTCGCCGTCCGTGAATCGGGCCAGCTGACCATCTACAACGCGGCCGGGTGGACCAACGTGATCTTCGACGTTGCCGGATATGTCCCGCTGATCACCGGCACACCGGGGCCGGACGGCTTCTACAATCCGCTCGTCTCCGCCCGCCTGCTCGACACCCGCACCGGAACGGGTGCGCTCCTCGGCGGCCAGACGCTACCGCTGCAGGTGACCGGGCGCGGAGGCGTGCCCTCGATGGGTGTTGCGGCCGTGGTCCTCAACGTCACGGTCACGGCACCCACGACGGGAGGGTACGTGACGGTTTTCCCAGCGGGGGCGGCGGTGCCACTCGCATCGAACCTGAATTTCACCGCGGGGCAGACCGTGCCGAACCGCGTCATCGTCAAGCTCGGGGCCGCCGGGCAGGTCGCCTTCTTTAACTCGGGCGGAAGCGTGCAGATCATCGCGGACGTGAGCGGCTGGTTCACGGATGCCAGCATCCCCTCGGCGACCGGAAGCGTGTTCACCGGTGTGACGCCGGTCCGCATCCTCGATACGCGCTCCGGAATCGGGGGATTCTCATCCCCGGTCGGACCGGCCGGCACGATCGTGCTTACGCTCGCTGGATGGGGTGGTGTGCCGCTGATGACCTCGACTTCGCCCGTTCCCGCCACGGCCGTGGTACTGAACGTGACGGCCGTCAACCCCTCGACGGCGAGCTACCTGACGCTGTTCCCTGATGGCGCGGCGCAGCCCAGCACGTCCGACTTGAATTTCATGGCCGGACAGACGATCCCGAATCTGGTGGTGGTGCGCATCGGCGCCAACGGCAACCTCGACTTCTTCAACGCCGCCGGCACCACCGACGTGATCGCCGACGTCGTCGGCTGGTACGGCTGA